One window from the genome of Candidatus Synechococcus calcipolaris G9 encodes:
- the hemE gene encoding uroporphyrinogen decarboxylase has protein sequence MASTQELPRLLRAAKGEVLDRPPIWLMRQAGRYMKVYRDLRDRYPSFRDRSEIAELAIEISLQPFRAFAPDGVILFSDILTPLPGIGIPFDIVESKGPIIDPPIRTLEQIQQLRPLEPEAACPFIRPILSTLRQEVGNRATVLGFAGAPWTLAAYAIEGKSSKDYIQIKSMAYREPDLLHQFLGHLAEAIAQYLCYQIDSGAQVVQLFDSWAGQLSPLDYDTFALPYQTEVVKKVKAVYPEVPMILYINGSAAILDRMPKTGVDIVSLDWTVDIKETRERFGPQVGIQGNLDPVTLFAPPSILGDRAKDIIQAAGQQKYIFNLGHGVLQGTPEANVAYLFELVKSLGKD, from the coding sequence ATGGCCAGTACCCAGGAATTGCCTCGGTTGTTGCGGGCAGCAAAGGGAGAAGTATTAGACCGTCCCCCCATTTGGCTAATGCGTCAAGCGGGCCGATACATGAAAGTTTATCGAGACCTCCGCGATCGCTACCCCTCTTTTCGAGATCGCTCTGAAATTGCTGAACTGGCCATTGAAATTTCCCTGCAACCCTTTCGCGCCTTTGCCCCCGATGGTGTCATCCTGTTTTCCGATATTTTGACTCCCCTACCAGGAATCGGCATTCCCTTTGACATCGTGGAAAGCAAGGGGCCCATTATTGATCCGCCCATTCGTACCCTGGAGCAGATCCAGCAACTCCGGCCCCTAGAGCCAGAAGCGGCCTGTCCCTTTATTCGGCCGATTTTATCGACCCTCCGCCAAGAAGTGGGCAACCGGGCAACGGTCTTAGGATTTGCGGGGGCCCCCTGGACCTTAGCCGCCTATGCCATTGAGGGGAAAAGTTCTAAGGACTATATCCAAATTAAGAGTATGGCCTACCGAGAGCCAGACCTGCTCCATCAATTTTTAGGCCATTTAGCCGAGGCGATCGCCCAGTATCTCTGTTATCAAATTGACAGTGGTGCCCAGGTGGTGCAACTCTTTGATTCCTGGGCGGGTCAGTTGAGTCCCTTAGACTACGATACCTTTGCCCTGCCCTACCAAACGGAAGTGGTGAAAAAGGTAAAAGCGGTCTATCCAGAGGTTCCCATGATCCTCTATATCAATGGCAGTGCGGCCATCTTGGATCGAATGCCCAAAACCGGAGTAGATATTGTCAGCCTTGACTGGACTGTGGACATAAAAGAAACCCGGGAACGTTTTGGCCCCCAGGTGGGTATTCAAGGCAATTTAGACCCCGTTACTCTTTTTGCGCCCCCATCAATTTTGGGCGATCGGGCTAAGGATATTATTCAAGCCGCAGGTCAGCAAAAGTACATTTTTAACCTTGGTCATGGTGTCCTCCAAGGCACCCCTGAAGCTAATGTTGCCTATCTATTTGAATTGGTAAAGTCCTTAGGTAAGGATTAG
- a CDS encoding BrnT family toxin, translated as MEIEWDPNKAAINLKKHGVSFSDAEAVLYDPNALSFEDTTVQGEQRFVVIGMGHLWRLLVVIYTDRGNCVRLISARPATRSEKRQYESGI; from the coding sequence ATGGAAATCGAATGGGATCCTAATAAAGCGGCTATTAATCTAAAAAAGCACGGTGTAAGCTTTTCGGATGCTGAGGCAGTTTTGTATGATCCAAATGCGCTTTCTTTTGAAGACACAACCGTTCAAGGAGAACAGCGATTTGTCGTGATTGGAATGGGTCATCTCTGGCGATTGCTCGTCGTGATTTATACAGATCGAGGGAATTGCGTTCGCTTGATTTCAGCCCGCCCTGCAACACGTTCTGAGAAAAGACAGTATGAAAGTGGAATATGA
- the ychF gene encoding redox-regulated ATPase YchF: protein MLRAGIVGLPNVGKSTLFNALVANAKAEAANFPFCTIEPNVGVVAVPDERLAVLADISSSAEIVPTRVEFVDIAGLVKGASKGEGLGNQFLANIREVDAIVHVVRCFDDEDIIHVAGMVDPQQDIEVINLELVLSDLSQIERRIDRTRKTARNNKEAQIELAGLEKLEAILNEGQPARLCTLSEDEEEATRFLGLLTRKPVVYAANVAEQDLATGNAWVEQVKTIAQGEGAEVVVVSAQVEAELVELPQGDRQDYLDSLGVSEGGLKSLIHSTYTLLGLRTFFTTGPKETRAWTIIAGAKAPQAAGTIHTDFERGFIRAETISYPDLVATRSMTTAKEKGLVRSEGKDYIVQEGDVMLFRFNV, encoded by the coding sequence ATGCTGCGAGCCGGAATTGTCGGCCTCCCCAATGTGGGAAAATCCACCCTGTTTAATGCCCTCGTGGCCAATGCGAAAGCGGAAGCGGCTAACTTTCCCTTTTGTACAATTGAACCCAATGTGGGTGTTGTGGCTGTGCCTGATGAACGTTTGGCAGTCCTGGCAGACATTTCTAGCTCGGCGGAGATTGTCCCTACGCGGGTTGAGTTTGTGGATATTGCCGGATTGGTAAAAGGAGCCAGTAAGGGAGAAGGTCTGGGAAATCAATTTTTAGCCAATATCCGGGAAGTAGATGCCATTGTCCATGTGGTGCGTTGTTTTGATGATGAGGATATTATTCATGTGGCGGGGATGGTGGACCCCCAGCAGGATATTGAAGTGATCAACCTGGAACTAGTGTTGTCAGATTTGTCGCAGATTGAACGTCGCATCGATCGCACCCGCAAGACGGCCCGAAATAACAAGGAAGCCCAGATCGAATTAGCCGGTCTCGAAAAACTAGAAGCCATTCTCAATGAAGGCCAACCGGCCCGCCTCTGTACCCTCAGCGAAGACGAAGAGGAAGCCACCCGCTTTTTAGGACTGTTAACCCGTAAGCCCGTGGTCTATGCTGCAAACGTGGCCGAGCAGGATCTCGCCACTGGCAACGCCTGGGTCGAACAGGTGAAAACCATTGCCCAAGGAGAAGGGGCGGAAGTGGTCGTTGTCTCTGCCCAAGTGGAGGCGGAACTCGTGGAACTCCCCCAGGGCGATCGCCAGGATTACCTAGACAGCTTAGGGGTCAGTGAAGGGGGCCTCAAATCCTTGATCCATTCCACCTATACCCTTTTAGGATTGCGAACCTTTTTTACCACCGGGCCCAAGGAAACCCGTGCCTGGACAATTATTGCAGGGGCCAAGGCTCCCCAAGCAGCGGGAACAATTCACACAGATTTTGAACGGGGATTTATTCGGGCAGAAACCATTAGTTATCCAGATTTAGTGGCCACCCGCTCCATGACCACCGCCAAGGAAAAAGGCCTGGTGCGTAGTGAAGGAAAAGACTACATCGTTCAGGAAGGGGATGTCATGCTGTTTCGCTTTAATGTTTGA
- a CDS encoding DUF427 domain-containing protein — protein MHPRPFPIEPGQESVWDYPRPPRLEPTSKHLQVIFNQVIIADTHRGQRILETSHPPVYYFPPEDVKVAYLERSPRQTYCEWKGQGAYYHICVTAQRIQDAAWFYPQPTATFATIRDYIAFYPDGMDVCYVDGILVTPQPGRFYGGWITPDIIGPFKGIPGSWGW, from the coding sequence ATGCATCCTCGTCCATTTCCCATAGAACCAGGCCAAGAATCCGTTTGGGACTATCCCCGTCCACCGCGCTTAGAGCCAACATCCAAGCATTTACAAGTTATTTTCAACCAGGTCATCATTGCCGATACCCATCGGGGACAGCGCATTCTTGAAACCAGTCATCCCCCCGTTTATTATTTCCCACCAGAAGATGTAAAAGTAGCGTACCTAGAGCGATCGCCCCGACAAACCTACTGCGAATGGAAAGGCCAAGGGGCTTACTATCATATCTGTGTAACGGCTCAACGGATTCAAGATGCCGCCTGGTTCTACCCCCAGCCAACTGCGACCTTTGCGACCATTAGGGACTACATAGCCTTTTACCCCGACGGGATGGATGTCTGCTATGTGGATGGTATTTTAGTGACTCCCCAGCCAGGTCGCTTTTATGGGGGGTGGATTACACCGGATATTATTGGCCCCTTTAAGGGAATACCTGGAAGTTGGGGATGGTAA
- a CDS encoding cation diffusion facilitator family transporter, with protein sequence MDAHGQENMALRVSTIGTGCLALLGIGFSLFINSDAILLDAFYNALSFVMSLGTLWVTWLIQQPENQLFQFGYMGFVPLTNILKGLLVSIVSLFAGFSAVQAIIAGGRAVNATLAIIYSVIAATTCLLITLYQWKVNQKAQSILLQVDIKNWLLNGLISLSVGLAFTIAGWIQNTPLAGLVPYIDSILVLIVAGLTLPMPLKVVILNLRQLLWGAPSSERQTQIKSSFDQLISALPYQHIWVRTAEMGKFVYIHAYWLLPEELSFTLPELDQMRSQVTHALQKDIPGLEVDIIFTQDEESIAIINKSTCLQWLQNVS encoded by the coding sequence ATGGATGCTCATGGTCAAGAGAACATGGCCCTGCGGGTTTCAACGATCGGTACGGGCTGTTTAGCGTTGTTGGGAATAGGGTTTTCCCTATTTATTAATTCTGATGCAATACTATTAGATGCTTTTTACAATGCGCTTAGTTTTGTGATGTCTTTGGGCACCCTTTGGGTAACGTGGTTAATACAACAACCCGAAAATCAGTTATTTCAGTTTGGGTATATGGGTTTTGTGCCCTTGACCAATATTCTCAAGGGTCTACTGGTCAGTATTGTTTCTCTCTTTGCCGGATTTTCAGCAGTACAGGCAATCATAGCGGGAGGACGAGCAGTTAATGCTACCTTAGCAATTATTTACTCAGTCATTGCTGCAACAACTTGTTTATTGATTACTCTGTATCAATGGAAGGTCAATCAAAAAGCCCAATCCATACTATTACAGGTAGATATAAAAAATTGGCTGTTGAATGGTTTGATTAGCTTGAGTGTTGGCTTGGCCTTTACCATAGCAGGCTGGATTCAAAATACGCCCCTAGCTGGCTTAGTTCCCTATATCGACTCGATACTGGTGCTGATTGTAGCGGGTTTGACCTTACCGATGCCCCTAAAAGTTGTCATATTAAACCTGCGTCAACTTCTTTGGGGCGCGCCCAGTTCTGAACGCCAGACCCAGATTAAAAGTAGCTTTGATCAGTTGATCTCTGCACTTCCCTACCAACATATTTGGGTTCGTACCGCTGAAATGGGTAAGTTTGTCTATATCCACGCCTACTGGTTATTGCCCGAAGAACTCTCCTTCACTCTCCCAGAACTGGATCAAATGCGATCGCAGGTTACTCATGCCCTACAGAAGGATATTCCTGGCCTCGAAGTAGATATTATTTTCACCCAAGATGAGGAATCTATTGCCATCATTAATAAAAGTACTTGTCTACAATGGCTTCAAAATGTGTCGTAA
- a CDS encoding BrnA antitoxin family protein, whose translation MKVEYDFSQAKQGAVIPQTGKTRITIYIDDDVLETFRERSESAGKGYQTMMNEALRQYLEKVKQPLDEETLRRVLQEELQELRAEK comes from the coding sequence ATGAAAGTGGAATATGATTTTAGTCAAGCTAAACAAGGGGCTGTTATTCCCCAAACAGGTAAAACACGCATCACGATTTATATTGATGATGATGTGCTAGAAACCTTCCGAGAGCGGAGTGAGTCTGCTGGAAAAGGTTATCAAACTATGATGAATGAGGCTTTACGGCAGTATTTAGAAAAAGTCAAACAGCCCTTAGATGAAGAAACACTACGCCGAGTTCTTCAGGAGGAACTTCAAGAACTTCGTGCAGAAAAATAA